From Borreliella afzelii, the proteins below share one genomic window:
- a CDS encoding ParA family protein → MDIKKPKIITIASIKGGVGKSMLSIIFSYILSEDNNKVLIVDLDPQNSLTSYFLQYIRNIEINNVYYLLKRDQTVDFKEYMNAINNNMYIIPSHPILCKFEKGDIPYKELILEYIFDKNLYHYNFDYVIIDTPPSLSSLLFNALNITHKVIIPIQTERWSVESLPILMNEIKEVEIIRKKNIETVIIENQFMKNRNTYKDIESILQPQYKNLIKGRVHFYNAIKVFINELKEPNNKEIYYQEIKKILNNLF, encoded by the coding sequence GATATTAAAAAACCTAAAATAATAACAATTGCGTCAATTAAGGGCGGGGTTGGCAAAAGTATGTTATCAATTATATTTTCATATATTTTGAGTGAAGATAATAATAAAGTGTTAATTGTAGATTTAGATCCTCAAAATAGTTTGACAAGCTATTTTTTGCAATATATTAGAAACATTGAAATAAATAATGTTTATTATCTATTAAAAAGAGATCAAACAGTGGATTTTAAAGAATATATGAATGCAATAAATAATAATATGTATATTATCCCCTCTCATCCGATTTTGTGTAAATTTGAAAAAGGAGATATTCCTTATAAGGAGCTTATATTAGAATATATATTTGATAAAAATTTATATCATTATAATTTTGATTATGTAATAATTGATACTCCCCCGAGCCTAAGTTCTTTATTATTTAATGCTTTAAATATTACACATAAAGTTATAATACCCATTCAGACTGAAAGATGGTCTGTAGAGTCTTTACCAATATTGATGAATGAAATAAAAGAAGTTGAAATAATAAGAAAAAAGAATATTGAAACAGTAATAATAGAAAACCAATTTATGAAAAATAGAAATACCTATAAAGATATTGAAAGCATTTTACAACCACAATACAAGAATCTTATTAAGGGGAGAGTTCATTTTTATAATGCAATTAAGGTTTTTATAAACGAATTAAAAGAACCCAATAATAAAGAGATTTATTATCAAGAAATAAAAAAAATATTAAACAATTTATTTTGA